DNA from Gopherus flavomarginatus isolate rGopFla2 chromosome 21, rGopFla2.mat.asm, whole genome shotgun sequence:
GGTGCTTACATGACCCACTTTCCCCGTTCCCAGACAGCTCAAGTGAGAAAACCTCAACCTTTATAAGAACATGCATTTGTCAAAAAATTAAGGCAGAAGGATCTTACCCTAGTAGTTTGgctattttcttttcaaatgcaCTCTCAGACTGAATCATTAATTAGAAGGACACCAATGTTAAAACCTAGTTAATCTAATGGTTATTTTAATTAACTTCTTTATCGGAATGATACTCAGATCATAACTTGTCAATTGAGGCCATAACTTGAACTGTGAGGGCCTGAGTTTGGTCTGACACCAGCTTTACCCAGATGTTAGTCTGACTTCAGTGGCGTTACTCCAGATTGACACCACAGCAAAGAGATCAGAACCAGGTCTCAAGTGTTTTACTGTTTTGCGATAGTCTTTGAAGTAGCTACGCCCGGACTGACGTAGGTGTGTATGTATTTGGTCAATTTCCCTGGTCTGTCTCTGGAGTGAAGTTTTGAGCCTCAGACTTGTAACCCACAGGGACAGTCCAAGTTATGTCCAGGGAGAGGTTTTCACATTGCCAAGACAATTCACAGTTGGGTAGAGTCCCTTCACCAGCGAAGTTTATGCAGTGGGCCAAATTCCTACCTCAGTAGGTACAACTCCAGTAAAAGCAATAAAGCTGCacgtgggccaaattcagacctggtgcAACTCCACAGACTTCAATGTAGTTACACCAGGATCCCAAACATTTAAGAGGTTATTCTTTATCCCTTGGTCTGCAAGACATTTTTCCCTTCTCAGAGGCAGGTGCTTTGTAGTGGGATAGTCAGAATTTTCCTTCCTTCAGCACAGGATTCTCTGAAATGGTAAGGTCCCACTGCAATGGGATTCTGGTCTGGTACACTGTATGTATGGTTATACGTTTCAAGTACAAGATGATCTTGCTAGTCTGATTACTTCTATGTGAGTGTTAGAGTAGTCGGTGGTTACAATTTATAATCTACAGATCTCACCTTCGATGGGGAGCTGTTCATAATTATCTATCTAAAACAGTCAACACTACCCTATGTTTTAGGTACACCTGTTTTCCCAGCCTAACTCTGATGAGAAGCCAAGGCCCTTGGAGCAGGATAAAAGCCCAGCTACAGTGTCTGCAAAAATATAGGACTAGGTGGTTTAATGTAAGCCATGTGCTTATGTTCATTTAGTCACTGGCTCTTCTAAACCGACATTTCCTAGCTATGCCCCTGCACTGTGCCACCTCTGGAAAGGGGCAGGACATTTTAATCTTTCGTGCAAATGCAAAACACTGTTGCTGAGAAGGTCTGAGAGCAATTTCAAAATTGCCCTCAGTGATCCATTAAGAAAAAAGCCATCTGCTCTGCTCTCCTGTGTATTACAAATATACAAATAAACTTACTCTAACTGTTTTCATGCCATTTCATTGGGTTAGGACAGGGGAGCCCAACCTACAGGccaccagagcatttcataaggcccacaccctgcttcaacacaatatactAATGGCCGATTCATTAGCGTTTTGTcatttacatcattttagtttacacaagtGTGTAAACAGACAATACTGTACATAGAAACAACCTAGCTAAATACATAAGAAACAAGCTGGACTtcaaatataaatcaatacaggtgCCTTGAAATCTGATTAAAATCTGTCAAATCTGTTTGGCCCACCCAAGGTCGTGCTTAAGTTCCTATGGCCCTCCCGCGTAATAAGGTTGGGCCCACTGGGTCAAGATGTTAAGCAGCAGTTTTCAAATCAACATCTCAGTGCTTCTGATACTGCTCTCAGCCTTCCTGGGCCTCTTCCAGAGCCACAGGCGAGGCTGGGTCCGTGGGGTTGTTAGAGGAACCCCCATCGTGGGTGTCTACTGCTCTACAACTCTAGAAGAATCAAATAACTTTGTAAATTCATGATTTTAAGCATAATAAAAATCCGAATTTCTCAACTTAAATCCAGACAGTATCTTTTTGTAAGGAATATGTACACTCACATCTACAGCAAACCCTCAAATAGCTGGGAGAGTTTAAAGGAAGTTTCCCCATTAACAAGCGTTAAACTTCATGTTAATTATCACATGTGGTGTCAGAGAGCAGGCACTACATGAACACTTTGAAACACGCAGGGGAACTGCAGGAGCTGCGTTAACACAGATACTTCCTATCACTCCAGTTTGAAAGTGTTATTTGAAGTGACAAGACATCCTGTCGCTGTTACTTTCAAGTATAGATGATTGCAATGATGAAACCTTTAGTAAGGATTAGGCAACTCATGGATGTTAACACAGGATAAGTCTTCATTTAGGTCACAGGTGTTGCCTTTGGCAGGTTATCATGGTGACACATGAAGCTGTCATCATCTACACGACACCAAGCGTGCAGTTAAACTTTGCAGCTCCACAAGGCGACTGGGAAGAAGATGTAAGTAGTAGACCAAACGAGATAGTAGAGAGAGACTATTGAATAGGAAGAGAACAAAACCATCAGGATACCTGCAACAGGAAAATAGCACAGAAAAGTAGGTCAGATACAATTTATAAGGTTAACAAATGTAAATATGCATTTCACgcacttccccaaatccctgcctttCTGTCACTGAAAGATTTTCTAGCAGGTTTGAGCCTGGAGGATTCTTCTGCTCACTGCTGGAAATAAgtccttttaaaaaacaccagAGACAGGTTGTTTAGTATGATCTGGTCTTCTCTTGCACCTTTCACAGCATGTAACTCTGTGGCAAAAGGAGCCATTGCCACCATGTATAATGTACTTcatgatcttaaaagagaaataTATAATCCATGGAAGTACAAGCTGCCAGAGACACACTTCTATACACAAGCACAAGCCTAGTGCCTTCAAGGAGGTTGTGTTAAAGATTGTGACAGCGAACATGGAGAATGATACTGCTGGAAGCAGATGTAATGCCATTCCCATCTCAGATTCTCTGCTGTGCAGCATACAGCTACTCGTCAAAGATTTATCACTTAAACTATCTCTTGTCACACTGCCTTCCTGCAGTACTGTGCAGCTGCCAGCCTGGTGAACTAGTTTCATGACCCCATCTTTGTATACACATGAATTCTGTGCTTCTACAAGTTTCCATGCCATGGCTGTAAGTCAGACAAAATAATTGTCTGGCTGCTCTCATGGCTCCATTTCGGGGttctataaaacaaaacaagccaCGGTCTGTTATCTGTGGCTGGTAAAACCCCAGAATTAATGTTTCAGGTGGAGATTTATAGATGTATTGCCTGGATATGTTGGTGTACATTTGATTTGAGCAATCAACTAGCAGGAATACAGCACAGTTCTGAAGACTGAATTCTCTTTTATTCCCTTTTTACTAGACCTTCTTGAGGAAAAGTACTTCAAAAATAGAGCTCACAAAATTGCACTGCATAAAACGTCTGTGAATGAAAAATGCAATTATCCAGTATGAGCTGTTGAGtattttacaccttcctctgaaacatctggtattGGCCATTCCCAGAGAAAGGaaactgagctagatggaccattgatagGATCTGGCGTGACACCTTCTATGCTTCTGAATCATCTAGGTTTATTTCAGGTAGAGTTTGATCATAGCAATTGAGAATTGAGAAACTGGTTCTATTCCTAGTCAAAACATGGCCACTATGTAATATTACGCAAGTGACTTCTGTGCCTCTGCCTGTTTGCTGATCCCTAAAAGCTGAGAAAATGctcttccccattttgtagcgTGAATTCACAACGTCTGTGATGACAGGCACTATGGGCATTCCACGTATTCTTATTTCTGCTTCTCTTAAAGAGGCACATCCTGTAGTCAGGTGAGTAAGTACCCCCTCATGTTTCAAACACATGTTGAAGAACCTATACGCTAGATATCTATTTTAGGTTTACAGTACaaaaaagaaatgtatattttcatTCAGCTTCCAAGAACTCTGGTTCACATTAGTTGACCCTTTCCATCAGCTGGGCTGAAGAATGAAGTCAAAGAAGGGACTAGATAACGAAGGGCAAGCACTATGCCCTCACCCCTTGTGTGCATTATCAGAAACAACTGAGCCAAGGTTTTGTGCTGGCTTATTTTAAAACTTACCCCCTGCATAGACCATCTTTTTCCAGAGCTGGGACTCCAATACTTTGTCATGAGGATAGAAGCCCTGGTCAACCATGAACAGGATCATTATCATGGCCACAATCCGCAGAACCACAAGGTTGCCCCCAGTCAAGAGGTATGTGCCAGTCAGGAGGGAAGAAGCATAGGGACAGGGCAGACCTCGATACATGAAAGGGATTCCtacaaggaagaggaaggaatGGGTGACTTTTCCTTTTCAAATTGCCACAAAGCTATAACCAGAGGATTCTGGGAAATAAACGAGAATGCTCGGTTCAGCCCTAAAAAGGGACATGGACAGGTTAACCAAAAATGTGAACAGTTCTTCCCGTTTTATTTGTAACACCTGAGACAAGAAAAATGAAAACTTAAAATCACGTTTTACCATTTACTGTGTGTATTTTTCATTTCCCTCAGCTGAAAAACGACGACTAGACAGTGGACCAAACTATCTAGGAGTTTATACTataccatagaatatcagggttggaagagacctcaggagatcatctagtccaaccccctgctcaaagcaggaccaatcaccagacagatttttgccccaaatccctaaatggccccctcaaggattgaactcccaaccctggtttagcaggccaatgcatactgtgcccatcaccacagtatctcaaTGCTGAGAAAAGGCATCACAACCAAAAAAGGGTCGTTGGCTaactttcctccctccttcccctcgaTCAATCAGAGctacatttgttttcttttcctctcttctACAGGTTTTTCATCCTCTTGCTTTCCTCTCTTCTACCTTCTCTTTTGTTGCTCTCTCACTCCAGCTACTGGAAGGGAAAATGCAGATGTTCAAtgagtcttggagcactggggaaatcccagatgactggaggaaagCCAATGTTGGGCCAgtgttaaaaagggtaaacaggctGACCCAGGTAGTTGTAGGCCTGTCTGCCCAATATCGACCCAGGTAAGATATTGGGGTGGCTGATATGGGACcctattaataaagaattaaaaggaggtaatgtaattaatgcaaatcaacatgggcttatggaaaacagatcccgTCTCACTAACTTGATATTTTGATGAAACTACTTTTATTAACCAAATTTATAACACTGCTAATGTAATTTACTTACACTTCTGTAAAGCATGTGACTTGGTATTACACAACATTTTAATTCAACAACTAGagcaatataaaatgaacatgacaCACATTCAATagactaaaaactggctaacgtatagtctcaaaatgtaactgtaaatggggaaccgtcatcaagtgggtgtgtttccagtgggatccaacaaggattggttcttggccctgcccccacattttTATCAGTAACCTGGGAGAAAACATAGAATCATCacagataaagtttgcagatgacacaaaaattggacaAGTAGTAAAGAATGAaggggacaggtcactgatacaggtTTGAAAGTTTAATG
Protein-coding regions in this window:
- the TMEM269 gene encoding transmembrane protein 269 isoform X2 → MANLIMGLSSILCSLNGQYYYACWLLLIGFLLDLADGAVARQLNACSALGAKLDDFADFTSFGLATALLLQAHGILDGLLAIVYVLAVFSRLCFFSSGIPFMYRGLPCPYASSLLTGTYLLTGGNLVVLRIVAMIMILFMVDQGFYPHDKVLESQLWKKMVYAGGILMVLFSSYSIVSLYYLVWSTTYIFFPVALWSCKV